The Xanthomonas sontii genome contains a region encoding:
- a CDS encoding RNA methyltransferase gives MTSPWGNRPRGGNPPSPPGRGAGGEGAAATNRNELRLYGLNAVRAVYARRPEAIRKLYLSEARIPALQPLLKWCVANRVGYRVVDEADLHKLAASSHHEGVVADVLRVAPLALADWLQALAPGPALALWLDGVGNPHNFGAILRSAAHFGVGAILLPEQAALALSGAAARVAEGGAEAVPLVRLPPTMQAQAQLRGAGFALAATLVDGGDDLFASALPQRLVYVMGAESDGMDRDFAQACDLRLSIPGSGAVESLNVAAATAVLLGTWRSRHPHGRAAR, from the coding sequence ATGACCTCGCCCTGGGGCAACCGCCCGCGCGGTGGGAATCCCCCCTCTCCCCCCGGGAGAGGGGCCGGGGGCGAGGGTGCGGCGGCGACCAACCGCAACGAACTGCGCCTCTACGGCCTCAACGCGGTGCGCGCGGTGTACGCGCGGCGGCCGGAGGCGATCCGCAAGCTGTACCTGAGCGAGGCGCGGATCCCGGCATTGCAGCCGCTGCTGAAGTGGTGCGTGGCCAACCGGGTCGGCTACCGCGTGGTGGACGAGGCCGATCTGCACAAGCTCGCCGCCAGCAGCCACCACGAGGGCGTGGTCGCCGACGTGCTGCGCGTCGCGCCGCTGGCCCTGGCCGACTGGCTGCAGGCGCTGGCGCCGGGTCCGGCGCTGGCGCTGTGGCTGGATGGCGTGGGCAATCCGCACAATTTCGGCGCGATCCTGCGCTCGGCGGCGCACTTCGGCGTGGGCGCGATCCTGTTGCCGGAGCAGGCCGCACTGGCGCTGTCCGGTGCTGCCGCGCGCGTGGCCGAGGGCGGCGCCGAGGCGGTGCCGCTGGTGCGGCTGCCGCCCACGATGCAGGCGCAGGCGCAATTGCGCGGCGCGGGCTTCGCCCTCGCGGCGACGCTGGTGGACGGCGGCGACGATCTGTTCGCCAGTGCCTTGCCGCAGCGCCTGGTCTACGTGATGGGCGCCGAGAGCGACGGGATGGACCGCGACTTCGCGCAGGCCTGCGATCTGCGCCTGTCCATCCCCGGCAGCGGCGCGGTGGAAAGCCTCAACGTCGCCGCCGCCACCGCGGTGTTGCTGGGCACCTGGCGCAGCC